From Zea mays cultivar B73 chromosome 3, Zm-B73-REFERENCE-NAM-5.0, whole genome shotgun sequence:
CTCCTGCAACATTGATACAAAGGCTTATATGAATTTTCTTTTGAGGATATTATCTGAAACAGACTGGACACTCGAGTTATGTATTCTTGCTCATGATTTTTTAACCAGTACTACCCTCTTTATCTTCAGCTTGGATCGTTACTTTCTATATATGGATGCTATCAGTATGTTTACAATACTGGTGGGGATAGATATGATCCGGTAAGATCTGGTGCAGATCATGGCACATATATGATAGCTCCAACTGCGGAAAGTGTATATGACCCTGCAATCAAAATTTCTCATGACACTAAAACAAACAATGGTGGAGAAATAGCAGGAGTTTGGGGTTATATGTTCCAGATCATGTTTCAGGTAAGTCGTCAACCATCATAAGGATGTGCCATTGCTTCACATTTTTTTTGCAAAAAGTTGACCTATTTTACATTAATAAAAGTAATGAAGAGAAACATGAAAGATGACTGACATTGCCACTCCACTCATTCTGTGTTTCTTTCCAGACAAATGCAGGTGCTGTGATGATTACAGATTTGGTGTTCTGGTTTATTCTGTACCCTTTCCTTGCCCACAATCAGTACAAGATGGATTTTGTGAGTGATCCCTTTTGCGATTTTAGGAACACTAACAATCTACTGTACAGTCTTACTTGTTTGGTGAACCATATTAACTAAAGTCTTTCGTACACATTACTTTTTCCTTTAAAATTTACCTTGAAGACCATAATTCACTATATATACCTAGGGATTTTGGAACTCTGGTATGGTAGTATATATAACTTAATGGTATGTGACTTTTTATCAGTTACTTTGTAATTTGGTCACCTTTGAGACTCATTTATTTTTTGGAACACATGTCATGAGCTCTGCCTATATTAATAAAGAGATAAAAACACGCAAGAACATAAAACCTTTCGGCCTGCCAGTATTGCTTATGTATCTTTTGTACATGATTTAAGGGAGGCAGAAGTGGATGTATACAAGTGCTAAGCACTTTTTTATAGGTGCATCAGTAGTGGCCTATTGCTTTGTAAGAATGAAATGTTACGTTGATTACGTGCTACTCATACCAATATATAATCATAGTACAAAATAGAGATTTATTTGTTTATTGGAGGTTTGTTATTTGTATTCGTATTTTTTAAATTTCTTAAAAGCTCTTAATATGTGCATCACAGATTCTGATTGGGACACATTCAATCAACGTTGTCTTCATAGTTGGAGATGCAGCTCTAAACAGACTGGTAAACGTCTCATGCCGCAAGCTCACAACATTGATCCATATCATGGTCAACTGATCATTTTATCCACAAGTGCAGCATTTCCCGTGGTTTAGGATAGCATACTTCCTACTGTGGACGGGCATTTTTGTTAATGTTCAGTGGATCGTCCACTTTTTCGTGTCAATAGGGTAACACTACGAACTTGGTTCTTGTTTCTTCTTCCTAACGGTGTGCAGTTCTGATGCATAACTTTTTTTTTTTGCTTTGTTCAGGTGGCCTTACCCATTTCTAGACTTGACATTCCCTGGTGCACCTGTATGGTAAGGTCGACTAGACGAAACAAGTGACTCTATTTTTGCTAAATACCATGGTCTCATGTGTAGCTTACGCATTAGTTTGGCTCTGTTTGTTTACTTCcaggattatataatccagcttagggcctgttcggttagctctaaatccatgtggattgagtgggtttGGGTGGGTtcaaatcccaaacaagtcaaaattgttctcaattttttccaatcccgtcCAATCCATAGctaacgggattaaccgaacaaggccttatggATTATATAAGCATCTAATGATCTGCTTATGTATTATCATAATCTAGGTTCTATATTATATAATTCACCTAATAATCTCTGTTATTTGTTTGTCTCTTAACTTATTTAAGTTGGGTTATATAATCTAGAGAGtaaacaaacagggccttagtcTAAGAAAAAGGTAGAATCTAGACAGTAAATGACAGCAGAATCACAAGCTAGGGGGGATAGCTATGAAAATCCTATTACCACATGAACAGATGCAATAACATACAAAGGACAAAACAATTTGGTGCCTAAATAGTAATACTTTTGGTCGTCGCACTCATTTTACACACAAGCCATCAATAAAATCGCTATCATGCTCTTTCTACCATACTCTTATGCCAGTATTGCTGTAAACTACGATTTCATCAGCCTgaaagaaattaaaaaaaaaactGTGATTCCTGGCAGGTACCTGGTGGTGGCACTGCTGCACCTCCCATGCTACGGCATGTTCGCCCTGGTGCTGAGGCTCAAGCATATGTTGCTGGAAAGCTGGTTCCCTCAAACTTATGCGAAGTAATCAAGGACGACAATAGATGGAGTTGGTTGTCTCTATACGCTTCCTTCAGCAAAAAAATTAAGCGGAGGTTCTGCAAACTGTATGCACCACGGAATCACATTGAAATAGATCACACCTGTCTGTCGACGGGTTTCTCCGGAAGTGGACATGTAGATTGACAGAGCATGTTCCAAAAATTTCGAGACCAGCAGCTTATTTAAACCAGCTGTTGTCTCCAGCATCATACCCTTTTTTTTGTTTACCCCCAATGGAGATATCAGACATGTGTACAGTCCGCTAATATATTCAATCGTTTCCAGCAAATTTCATGCTCGTTTTTGTGACTTAGGCCCTGTTTAATACCGGAGCTAACTGGTAAATAGCTAAATATTAGCCCTAGTTTATTCAAATAGGAGAGCTAATAGGTAGTCTATTTTTTTAGTTAAGTCTAGCTAACTAATTAACTAACTTTAATTATTCTAAGGTAGACCCTTACCTAGTTTGTTTATTTTCCTGGAAGCTGTCATGTGTGTTACTTCTTCCGTTTATGAAAGAGTACGATTCTCACTTTTTCGAGGAGTACAATGTTTTAAAGTTTGATCAGAGTATATAGAAAATTTTAATAttacaaaataaatattattaAATTAATTATGTAATAGTTCTTTATAGTGAATCTATCTAGCTGTCAATATTAAGAACTTTTTCCAGGGAAAAGTTTTTCTTGCTTTATTGATCCTGAAACGTTCAAACAGTTAAGGTGACGTTTGGTTCATATATTGGTAACATAATGTGTAatcgataacgttaaatcatgtttgtttaagtccaatCATAATCGATATTATACTACAAATGAATACCGtcctattcaaatttgttaccacCGGTATTCGAGTGTAAATCGTTACTATTATCATTTACATTAAATTTCGCGAATCAAACATCACCTAAGTTCAAACGCCCGCCGCAAACAGAAAAAAAGGCCTAAAAGCCATGAAAACAGTTATCCAACACATTTTGGCTAGAGATATCGTTCTGATGAGTTGCATTGCAGCCGAACAATCCTGTCCCCCAACGCAGCGCAACCGACGAGTCCAACACTGGAGAAGCTTTCGTTGCTCCAGTCCAGGCGATCCTTGGCGGTTGGGCAGCTTGGTTCTGCTACAGTTGCGCAGAAGCGCCCACCCTTGCTCCAAGCGAACAACACTGAGACCTTGTTCTTTTGTGTTGGATTGCATCCGGAATCGTTCtacctaatcaaagtttatataaattaaagaagcaatccggttagtaATCGTTTCGACCCACCAATCCggtacaaacgaacaaggcctgaaGGAATATAGAAAACAGCATGAACAAACACAGGTGTCAGTCACCCCTCTATGATTGATTAATCACTGCATAAACAGATTGCACTGAAGAATCTCGACCATTAGAGCTAGAGCTCCATACAGTCTGATCATCCTCTGAAGATTTATTTTAAGCAGACACAGCTCGGCGGCGCCTCTCTGAAGTGTTTGGGCTGGGAGAGACAAGGGAAACAGCAGCACAAAATGGGCTGTAAGGTCTTGGGCCTCAGAGGCTGAGAGTGTTTCCTTCTTTTCCGGCCCGGGAGTCCCGCCACGCCCACGCCACGCAGTGATTCTCGGATGGGCCGTGGTCCTGGCTGATGTGCCGAGCCAGAACGCGTCGGTGGGACCGGCAGGGCCATGCCCACCTCGCATCTTTTCGTACTGTATAACACGCATGTACTACTGCACAAGTGCAGAGTGGCAGGCCGCGGAGTCACGTGCGCGCCCCTggcaggccaggccaggcgaccGCCGCCCGCTCGGCTCGCTCCCGTTGGCTTTTGCCCCGCGCCGTGCATCCATCCCGTCTCTCGCGCCGCGTCGGCGTCGCATGCGCAAGCCGACGCCGCGCTGTCCGGCCACGGACTCCCGTCCCAAGACGGCGAACAGATCGCATTCCACGACCAGTCGTCAGTCGACGACCATGGCCACTCGCTCGTACGCACTCCAGCGCGCTGGCGCATTGCGCCTTGTCGTCGCTCCCGTCTTGAAGGAGGTGCCGCGACTGATCCCTCTTGGCCTTGGCCCTTGGGAGGGAGCTCATGGGGTTTGCTATAGTTGCTACTGTACTCGCTCAAGAGACCGTCCATGCGGGCCGGGATCATCCGCCGCGCCCGAGGAGGAGGATCACTGTTGTTTGGTACGGCGCTCACATTCCCGCTCCGCTCCGTCGGCATCCGCGCCGCTGGCTCCTCTCCGTGCTCGTTCAAACTCGTCCCCGCGTGAAATAATGGTTTTTTGGGGACGGAGGGAATAGGCTCGGAGACAGCAGCATGGGGTTTGGATTGGATTTGCCAGCGTCAGCGTGCCGGCCGGCCATCTCCCGGCCACGCGACAAAGCCGCTTTGCTCGCTGGCTCGTCGGAGTTCGGGTCAGGGTTGGCATGCCGTCGTGCCGCCTGCCCACGAGGGGGTAGACGCAAACGGCCTCGCCGGATTCGGAGTCCTATTCCCGTTCTGGCCGCCGTCCTCGCAACTTTTTAAAATATGTGAAAATGGACAGATATTCCGGAGCTGTTTTAGCGTCCGCCCGTTCTGTTCCCATGGAATTAT
This genomic window contains:
- the LOC100277400 gene encoding uncharacterized protein isoform X1, whose amino-acid sequence is MAVDTTQPEYWLNWRFLLCALWVYSCMALAFFLIKKYEGASSPDSNGDDGGDREEALPRVRPGVVYLEDCWKTCLEGIHPGWLLAFRVVAFFVLASLLVVDIITDGWSIFLYYTQWTFLLVTLYFGLGSLLSIYGCYQYVYNTGGDRYDPVRSGADHGTYMIAPTAESVYDPAIKISHDTKTNNGGEIAGVWGYMFQIMFQTNAGAVMITDLVFWFILYPFLAHNQYKMDFILIGTHSINVVFIVGDAALNRLHFPWFRIAYFLLWTGIFVNVQWIVHFFVSIGWPYPFLDLTFPGAPVWYLVVALLHLPCYGMFALVLRLKHMLLESWFPQTYAK